The following nucleotide sequence is from Nesterenkonia xinjiangensis.
GCGCTCTACGTGGGGATCCTGCTGCTGGGCTTCGCCTCCGGCGCGGACCTGCCGCCGTCGCTGGCGATGATCGCCGAGTCCGCCCCGGAGAACGACGAGGGCAAGATGGTCGCCTTCTCCCATGTGCTGTGGATGATCGCCATCCCCGTGGTGAGCGTCTTCGGCATCATCGTCGGGGACATGGGGGCCACCGGTGCCCGCATCATGTACGGGCACCTGCTGGTCGTGGCGCTGATCGTGCTCGCGCTGCGCATGCGGCTGCCCGAATCCCCCCTCTGGATGCGTCGGCAGGTCGCAGTGCAGACCGGCACCGTGGACCGCTCCAGCCTCAAGGACCTGTTCTCCCGCCGGTGGCTGCCCGCACTCACCGGTGTCGCGCTGTTCTACGCGATCACCAACATCGCGGCCAACACGAACGGCCAGTTCTCCACCTACATGTATGTCAACGTGGCCGGCGCCGATGTCTCCACCGCCTCCGCGATGAGCCTGGTCGGCCTGGCCTGCAGCATTGCGGCCTCGCTGTTCCTGATGCGGATCGTGGACACCCGGTACCGGATGCTCGGCTTCGCGCTGGGCACCGTGACCGCCGTGATCGCCTGCCTCGTCCCGGCCGTGGTCGGCGTCTCCATCCTGGCGCTGGTGCTCTTCGGCGTGGTCTACGGCATCGCGGGGATCGTCTCCGGAGAACCGATGTTCAAGGTGTGGTCCCAGGAGCTGATCCCCACCGCGCACCGCAGCACCGCCCAGGGCATCAGCATCGCCTTCGCGCGGGTGGTGGCCGCCGGCGTGGGCCTCTTCACCCCGCTGATCCTGGACCAGTCCGCCGAACTGATGTTCCTCTTCCTGGCCGCGGTGATCCTGGTGGCCGGACTCATCGGGTTCTTCTGGGTGGCGCGCCGCCCGAAGGTCCTGCAGTCTGAGAAGGACGCCGACACCCCGGCCGCAGATGCCTCCAGCCATGATCTCCGGCCTGCCACCTCCAACGCGCCGACCATCCACAGCTGACCCTAAGCGTCGCTGATCCCCCCCCCAGACGCCGCCGACCCCACCGATCGCGAGGACCTCATGACCCAGCACACCACCGACACACGCACAGCCCCCGCGCCGGGTGAAGGGGCCCGCCCCGCCGCCGGGCTTCCGCCGCTGACCACCCGCGCCATCACTCCGGCCGCCCCACTGGACTCGGCCCCACGGTTCCGGAAGATGTTCACCCTGGAGGCCGGCCACGGCGAGGTCCTGCGGGCCACTCTGCGGGCGAGTGCGCTGGGCGTCTACGAGGCCCAGCTCGACGGCGTCCCGGTCAGCGAGGACGTGCTGGCCCCCGGCTGGTCCAGCTACGAGTGGAGGCTGCGGTACCAGACCTATGACATCACCGCCGAGCTGCAGGGCTCCGCGGACGTCCGCCACGAGCATGTGCTGAGCGCCACCGTGGGCAACGGCTGGTACCTGGGCCAGCTCGGCTGGCAGGAGCGCCGGAGGCTCTACGGCGAGCACCGCGGGCTGATCATGCAGCTGGACGTGGAGTACGACGACGGCCACATCCAGTCCGTCGCCACCGACGAGTCCTGGTCCGCCTCCGGATCCGAGATCCTCTCCGACGACCTCTACGACGGGCAGACCATCGACGCACGCAGACGCGGGGAGGACCCCACCGAGGTCCCGGTGCGCACCCTCGGTTTCGACGCCGAGCTGGTGGAGCCGACCGGCCCGCCGGTGCGCCGCCAGCAGGAGATTCCCCCGCAGCGCATCTGGACCTCCCCGAGCGGGAAGACCCTGGTGGACTTCGGGCAGAACCTGGTCGGCTGGCTCCGACTGTCCGCCTCGGGGGCCCGCGGGGAGACCATCACCGTGAAGCATGCCGAGGTGCTCGAGCAGGACGAGCTGGGCACCCGTCCGCTGCGGCACGCTGATGCCACCGACCGCTTCGTCCTCTCCGGCGGCGAGGACACCTTCGAGCCCACGTTCACGTTCCACGGGTTCCGCTATGCCGAGGTGACCGGCTACCCCGGCGAGCTGTCCGCAGACGCGCTGACCGCCGTCGTCGTGCACTCCGAGATGCCGCGCACCGGGACCTTCCGCACCTCGCACCAGCTGGTGAACCGGCTGCACGAGAATGTGGTGTGGGGACTGCGCGGGAACTTCCTGGACGTGCCCACCGACTGCCCGCAGCGCGACGAGCGGCTGGGCTGGACCGGTGACATCGCCGTCTTCGCACCGGCGGCGGCGCATCTGTACGACGTTCACGGCTTCCTGGCGGACTGGCTGCAAGACCTCGACGCCGAGCAGCGGGCAGCCGCCGGGTTCGTGCCCTATGTGGTGCCGGATGCCTTGAAGTACCAGGACATGCCGGAGGAGTTCCAGCCCGTGGAGTCGGCCGCCATCTGGTCCGATGCGGCGGTGTGGGTGCCGTGGGCGCTGTGGGAGGCCTCCGGGGAGGCCGACGTCCTGGCCGCCCAGTACGACTCGATGACCGCGCATCTGCGCCGCGTGGAGTCCCGGCTCTCGCCGACCGGGCTGTGGGATCAGGACTTTCAGTTCGGCGACTGGCTGGACCCTGACGCCTCACCCCACGAGCCCTGGAACGCCAAGGCCGACCGTGCGGTGGTGGCCACTGCCTGCGTGGTCCGCACCGCCCGCATGGTCGCCGAGACGGCACAGATCCTGGGCCGCGACGACGATGCCGCCACCTTCCGTGCACTGGCCGATCGCGTTCAGGCCGCGTACCTGGAGCACTATGTGGACGCCGAGGGGCGCATCCGCTCGGACTCCACCACCGTCTACACCCTGGCGATCGTCTTCGACCTGCTGGACGAGACACGGCGTGCCGCCGCCGGCGAGCGCCTGGCCGAGCTGGTGCGCCAGGCGAAGTTCCGGGTGTCCACCGGCTTCGCCGGCACTCCGTACATCACCGAGGCTCTGAGCAGCACCGGGCACACCGAGGAGGCCTACGGACTGCTGCTGGAGACCGGCTGCCCGTCCTGGCTGTACCCGGTGACCATGGGTGCCACCACCATCTGGGAGCGCTGGGACTCCATGCTGCCGGACGGGACCATCAACCCTGGAGAGATGACCAGCTTCAACCACTACGCGCTGGGGTCAGTGGCCGCCTGGATGCATCGGGTGGTCGGCGGCCTGGCTCCGGCGGAACCGGGCTATGCGCGGGTGCGGGTGGCCCCGCAGCCTCCCGTCGGGGTCTTCGCCGAGGAGATCACCTGGGCGGAGACCACGCAGCAGACGCCCCATGGGCTGGTCACAGTGGCCTGGCGGCGCGAGGGGCAGGCGCTGGTGCTGACGGTGGAGCTCCCGGAGGGGGTCGAGGCCGATGTCGACGTCTCCTCCACGTTCCCCGGCGCGGAGACGCAGGTGATCGGCGCGGGGAGGCACGAGCTGCGGTTCGGCTGAGCGGAGGCGATCACCAGTCGTGGATGGTGCCGTCGGCGAGGCGGTTGTACGGCAGGTAGGCCTGCTCGTACGGATACTTGCCCGCCTCGTCGACGTCGAGCTCGACGCCGAGGCCGGGCTTGGTGCCCGGGTGCAGCAGCCCGTTCTCCCACGTGTACGACTGGTGGAACACCTCGTTCGTCTTGGCACCGTGCTGCATGTACTCCTGGATCCCAAAGTTGTGGATCGCGAGCCCCACGTGCGCCTGGGCGGCCATACCGACCGGCGAGATGTCGGTCGGGCCGTGGAAGCCCGACTTCACCTGGTACATGGCGGCGTAGTCCATCGTCTTCTTCAGCGGCGTGATGCCGCCCATGTGCGTGACGGCGCCACGCATGTAGTCGATGAGCTGCTCGCGGATGAGGTCCTTGAAGTCCCAGATCGTGTTGAAGACCTCTCCGATGGCGAGCGGCGTCGTCGTGTGCTGGCGCACGAGTCGCAGCGACTCCTGGTTCTCGGCGGGCGTGCAGTCCTCGAGCCAGAACAGGTCGTACGGCTCGAGCTCCTTGCCGAGCTTCGCCGCCTGGATCGGCGTCAGGCGGTGATGCCCGTCGTGCAGGAGCGGGATCTCGGGGCCGAACTCGTTCCGCACCGCCTCGAACACTCCGGGGAGGTGCCTGAGGTACGCCCGCGTGTCCCAGTCCTCCTGCACGGGGAGGGCCCCACGGCGAGCGGGCTCGTGGTCATAGCGGGCCTCTCCTCCGCCCGCGTCGGCGGACTGTGACGCGATCCCGTAGATGGCCTTCAGCCCTGGGACGCCCGTCTGGATCCGGATCGCCCGGTATCCCTCGTCGAGGTGCTCGCGCACGGAGTCGAACAGCTCGGGCAGCTCCTTGCCAGAGGCATGCCCGTACGCCAGCAGCCCCTGGCGGGAGGCCCCTCCGAGCAGCTGGTAGACGGGAAGCCCGGCCGCTTTGCCCTTGAGGTCCCAGAGGGCCATGTCCACTGCGGCGACCGCCGCCATGGTGACCGGTCCGCGCCGCCAATAGGCGGAGCGATAGAGAAACTGCCAGGTGTCCTCGATGCGATGGGCATCGCGCCCCAGGAGCAGCGGCACCACGTGCTCCTTCAGATAGGCGACCACGGCGAGCTCGCGTCCGTTGAGGGTAGCGTCACCGAGCCCGGTGAGACCGTCCTCGGTGGTGAGCTTCAACGTCACGAAGTTCCGGTCCGGACTGGTGACGATGACCTCGGCCTTGTCGATGCGCATGGTCGGTTCCGCTCCTCATGTCATGGGGCATGTCCTGGGGCGTGGGCGCGGCAGACCTACGGGCACGCCTGGGTGACACCA
It contains:
- a CDS encoding MFS transporter — encoded protein: MPLTTMTPERRRAWWTAGVAGMASYLDAGAIVTTGTALVLYQDELGITSGQFGQLSALLMVMIGIGALIGGNLSDRFGRRRVFTLTIMMYAVGALVLVAAPGVEALYVGILLLGFASGADLPPSLAMIAESAPENDEGKMVAFSHVLWMIAIPVVSVFGIIVGDMGATGARIMYGHLLVVALIVLALRMRLPESPLWMRRQVAVQTGTVDRSSLKDLFSRRWLPALTGVALFYAITNIAANTNGQFSTYMYVNVAGADVSTASAMSLVGLACSIAASLFLMRIVDTRYRMLGFALGTVTAVIACLVPAVVGVSILALVLFGVVYGIAGIVSGEPMFKVWSQELIPTAHRSTAQGISIAFARVVAAGVGLFTPLILDQSAELMFLFLAAVILVAGLIGFFWVARRPKVLQSEKDADTPAADASSHDLRPATSNAPTIHS
- a CDS encoding family 78 glycoside hydrolase catalytic domain gives rise to the protein MTQHTTDTRTAPAPGEGARPAAGLPPLTTRAITPAAPLDSAPRFRKMFTLEAGHGEVLRATLRASALGVYEAQLDGVPVSEDVLAPGWSSYEWRLRYQTYDITAELQGSADVRHEHVLSATVGNGWYLGQLGWQERRRLYGEHRGLIMQLDVEYDDGHIQSVATDESWSASGSEILSDDLYDGQTIDARRRGEDPTEVPVRTLGFDAELVEPTGPPVRRQQEIPPQRIWTSPSGKTLVDFGQNLVGWLRLSASGARGETITVKHAEVLEQDELGTRPLRHADATDRFVLSGGEDTFEPTFTFHGFRYAEVTGYPGELSADALTAVVVHSEMPRTGTFRTSHQLVNRLHENVVWGLRGNFLDVPTDCPQRDERLGWTGDIAVFAPAAAHLYDVHGFLADWLQDLDAEQRAAAGFVPYVVPDALKYQDMPEEFQPVESAAIWSDAAVWVPWALWEASGEADVLAAQYDSMTAHLRRVESRLSPTGLWDQDFQFGDWLDPDASPHEPWNAKADRAVVATACVVRTARMVAETAQILGRDDDAATFRALADRVQAAYLEHYVDAEGRIRSDSTTVYTLAIVFDLLDETRRAAAGERLAELVRQAKFRVSTGFAGTPYITEALSSTGHTEEAYGLLLETGCPSWLYPVTMGATTIWERWDSMLPDGTINPGEMTSFNHYALGSVAAWMHRVVGGLAPAEPGYARVRVAPQPPVGVFAEEITWAETTQQTPHGLVTVAWRREGQALVLTVELPEGVEADVDVSSTFPGAETQVIGAGRHELRFG
- the manD gene encoding D-mannonate dehydratase ManD, whose protein sequence is MRIDKAEVIVTSPDRNFVTLKLTTEDGLTGLGDATLNGRELAVVAYLKEHVVPLLLGRDAHRIEDTWQFLYRSAYWRRGPVTMAAVAAVDMALWDLKGKAAGLPVYQLLGGASRQGLLAYGHASGKELPELFDSVREHLDEGYRAIRIQTGVPGLKAIYGIASQSADAGGGEARYDHEPARRGALPVQEDWDTRAYLRHLPGVFEAVRNEFGPEIPLLHDGHHRLTPIQAAKLGKELEPYDLFWLEDCTPAENQESLRLVRQHTTTPLAIGEVFNTIWDFKDLIREQLIDYMRGAVTHMGGITPLKKTMDYAAMYQVKSGFHGPTDISPVGMAAQAHVGLAIHNFGIQEYMQHGAKTNEVFHQSYTWENGLLHPGTKPGLGVELDVDEAGKYPYEQAYLPYNRLADGTIHDW